GAAAGCGCGCACAGCACCCAAAAAGCAATCCCAGAAATCTTGGCCTTAACCATGATTTGCTGGATTCTCAAAGGCTTCGAATGGTACTTCTTAGGCCTCGCCTTAGGCTTTGATATTCCATGGATAGCCTACTTCCTCATTCACCCCTTGGTGACTGCATTAGCCTTCGTTCCAATAACCCCCGCAGGCATCGGCGTACAAGAATTCGGCATCATCGGCATCCTCGGCCTACTCGGCGTCGCAGCAGGTCCAGCTGCAGTTTTCGGTTTACTCGCAAGAGGCATACTCATCCTCCAAGACCTTGTCGGCGTCCCCCAAATCGTGAAATCCTTTGGGCTGGTGTTTTCACGCAAAAGCCCCCCAGCCGAACCGGAGGCCCCCATCCCGCCTACGCCGACCGAGACGCCACTGTAGCGCCCAAATATCTTAAATTCAATGCCCCTAAAATCTAGTGGGGCACACCATGACTTTTAGCGTCACCATCCAAAAAGCCACCCCAACCGACCTACCAAAAATCCAAACCATAATCAACACCTCCTTTCCCAGATTCTACCGCCACTTCTCCTACCGCAGCGTCTCAAACTTCAACACCCCCACCCTCACCGCAACCACCCCCGATGGCATCGCTGGGTTCGCCAAACTAATCGAATTCAACGTGGGCGACAAGAAATGTGGCTGCATCCTCTGGATTGCCGTTGCCCCCGAGTTTCGGCGTCGGGGAGTCGGAGTTTTGCTTGCACGGGCAGCCATAGAGGAGTTTAAGGCGCGGGGTGCAGAGTTGGTTTTTGCCTCAACACAACATGACAACTTGGGGGCGTTGGGGTCGCTGGGTAGGGCGGGGTTTGTGCGGGTTGGTTTTGGGGCGATGCGGCGGTTGTTTGGCTGGAGAGTGTTTGGGTTTTATGGGTCAATTTGGTTTGTACCCACCGAAATTGTGCTAATGCACAATGTGAAGAACAATAATGTTATCGAAAGCGCCTTGAATCTGATTCCTCAAAAAGCTTAAAAGAAACCTGCAAACGAATCAAGCTATGGTGCTAAGATGAAAAACTCTACAATCCTTGTTCTCGTCAACCTGATGATGGCTTTCTTTTTGTTTGTCTCAAGCCAATATGTGTTGGTTGCCTTAAATGGAAAGATTGTGCAAGGTTTTGGATTATTTGTGGATTTTAGTTTTCCTTATCAGGGTCCGCTTGAGTGGACGCCTACAGGAGTTGGTGCACCCTTACCGAATTACCCGTTGTATGTCTTTTTGCTGATGGTAGTGGTAAATTTGGCTTACTTTTTGATAGTGCGTTTCAAAAGCAAGCCGTCTTGAGAGGGGTTAACCAAAAAAGGTAAACACCGAAAGCAAAAAAGATGCCTAATTTTGGGGGATTTTGGTCGGGAGAGCAGGATTTGAACCTGCGACAGCTCGGTATCTGTGGCCTAGACAGGCTAGAATGAAGCCCACCATGGGTAGACCTCTACAGCTTCTCCATCCCCCAAGCAAGTTGAGGGACTCGAGAGCTCTGCCAGGCTGAGCTACCTCCCGAAGTGAAATCATAAAGACAATAGATGGGAATTTATGTGTTTTGGAAAAACCAACCTGAACCGAAGCATACTAAACGTTTTAATCCCTTCATAAGAACCAAATAATCCAGTGTTATGAGGCGTCAGTATGGCGAAAACTATCGGTATAGTAACTTCAGGCGGAGATGCACCGGGCATGAACGCTGCAATCCGCGCAGTCACTCGAATCGGTCACTCTAAAGGCTTCCAAATCGTAGGTTTCGAACGCGGATGGGACGGCGTCTTAACCAACACCTTCAAAAAACTCGCCCCCCGCAGCGTCGGCGGCATAATCCAGCTCGGCGGCACCATGCTCCACACCCTTCGCTGCCCCGCATTTGAAGAACCAAAAAACATCAAAATCGCCGCTGAAAACCTCAAAGCCAACTGTATAGACGCACTCGTCGTCATAGGCGGCGATGGCTCCTTCCGCGGCGGAATGCAACTTAGCAAAGAAAGCGGCGTCTTAACCGTCGGCATCCCAGCCACCATCGACAACGACGTGTACGGCACCGAAGAAACCATAGGATTCGACACCGCAGTGAACACCGCCATAGATGCCATCGACAAAATCCGCGACACCGCCATGTCCCACGAACGCATATTCATAGTCGAAGTTATGGGACGCAAACGCGGCTTCCTCGCCTTAGAAGTTGGCATATGCGTGGGCGCTGAAGTTATCTTAATCCCGGAAAAACCGCTCAGCACAAACGACGTAATACGAATTATGGATGAAAACGCTCGACGCGGCAAACGCGCAGGCATCATCGTCGCAGCTGAGGGCTTTGGAGACAGCGCCAAACTCGCCGCAGAAATGCAAGAACAAACCGCATCCGAAGTCCGCCTCTCCATACTTGGCTACGCCCAACGCGGAGGCAGCCCAACCGCCCGAAGCAGACTGCTTGCGAGTCTGTTTGCGGAAAAAGCTGTCGAGGCAATTTGTGAAGACCAAGGCAACAAAGCAGTAGGGTTACAGAACGGCGCTATAGGCACCTTACCGTTGGAGGATGCGGCAACTAAGCGTAAGACGCTGGATCTGCGGTTGCTTAAAGTTGCTGAAATGCTGGCGATTTAGTCAGCACTTACTATTTTTTTATTAGCGACTCGTAGATCTTGCTAGTTTGCTCAGCAACCTTACGCCACGTGAAGTAATCAAGCACTCGCTGTCTGCCGTTTTCGCCCCAGACCTTGGCTCTTTGCGGGTCCTGCAACGTGGCGTTTATACCCCATGCAATGTCGACAGGGTCTTCGCCGTTTATGTGGACACCGTTTTGTTGAGGACCATTGTTGACGATTTGTTCTTTGAAGCCCACAACTCCTCTTGCGCCGACCACAACGGGTTTTGCTATAGCCATAGCTTCTAAACTTACAATTCCAAAGGGTTCATACGTTGAGGGAAACACGCAGACATCCGCAGCAGCGTAATGCAATATGCGTTCCTGTTCAGTTACGAAGTCGAAGCGGTAGACGATGTTGTCTTTGATGTTTAGGCGTTCGGCTGTTTGGACGATGTCGGCTTGTTCTTCGCCTTTGCCTAAGATGACTAGTTTGGTGTTGGGGTGTTCTTTGAGGATGAGCGGCATCGCCTGCAACAGGTTACGCACACCCTTCACCCACGCGAGTCTGCCTACAAAAAGAACCATGTTCCAGCCGTCGGGTATGCCGTATTTTTTGCGGATTTGGGCAGCTTCTTGAGGCTGAATTTTGGAGGGGTCATATGCTTGGGGGTCAACACCGTTCCAGACCACGCTGATTTTGCTGGATTGCCAACCATGCTTGATGAGGTCCTCTTGCATCGCGTAGCTGACCGTTACGATTTTGTCGCTGTTCTGCGCCATCGCCCGCTCCAGATGCGAAACCACCTCCGAGCCGCCGCCTCCGCTTCTGCCCCATTCTGTGCTGTGCACGTGGAAGACGACGGGGATGTCTGTTTCGTTTTTGATGATTAACCCCGCGATGCTGCTTAACCAGTCATGGCAGCAGACGACATCGAAATTGTATTTTTCTTTTTTTATGAGTCCGTTGATGAATTTGGTTGCGCTGAGTACGTTATAGATGAAGATGTCGTTGAAGAATTTGAGGTTGGTTCCCCATTTTTTGAGGTCTTCGGTTACGAAAAACGGCCAGATGTTGGTAGCGTCGGCTATTTGGGGTCGGTGGACTTCGACGCCTTTCATGATTTCGCGGGTCTTCAGGTTGCCGCTGTTGTTGAGGGTAAAGACGGAGACGTCGTGTCCGATGTCGACGTATTCGTGGGTTATGTATTCGGCGTAGGTTCCTAAGCCGCCGACGAGTTGAGGGGGATATTCGTAGACGAAAAAGCCGATTCTCAAAAAAGGTCACCTGTAACTTGCTTTAATTAATGGGGCTACGGTATTTATAGTAAGCGCATAAACCAAAAAAAGGTTCAATCAACTGAGCGGGGCATCGGTTTTTAAGCACGCAACCTAATCGTAAGTAAGCCAAGGAGAAGTTGTTATGCAGTTTCCCCGTAGCGTAAAACTCTGTTTAATCGCAAGCCTGCTTTCCTTGACGGGATATGTTTTGTATCAGGCGATAGGCGGCTATGTCATCTTGTACGGTTACTTTACAGGAGTAGCTTCTTGGGTGCATTATGTCAGTTTTTTGGGACCTGCCTTTTGGGCTTCCTTGGTCGGCATAAACTCGCGGTTGGCAGGATGCCTTGTCGGCTTAGGCGTGGTTTTTCTGTTATGGCGTAAATCGCGCAGTTTTAGTCAAGTCAAAAAGCCAGTTGCTTGCGCGTTGGTTTTGGAGAGCCTCTATTTTGTCTCGATTATCCCCAACATGCTCGAATTGCTCGACACGAACTCTTTCCTTTACAATGCCCCGCTTGGAGTCGGATACCTGTTTCAGGTTTGTTTTACTGTGCCGTTGCTTTGGCTTTTAGCCTACAAAGTCGCCGCCTATAATCAACCAACCCAAAAGCAGGGTTTGCTCAAATTCGCAGCATTGGCCTTCGTTGGCTACGCGGTGGCACTGACAGCCAATGAGGTTTCACGGTGGACCAGCATGATTTCCGCAGAAACCTTAACGTTCATCCAAGGAATCAACGCCGTCGGATTCTTCAACGCATGGGCGCTAATGCCGTTTTCAGTGGTCTTCGCAGTTGTCGGCGCGTATCGGTTGTTTCAACAAAAAATCGCTGGAGCCATGCGCTGGTTCGGCGCCTCACTATTGGTCATTGGCTTAAACTATACTATCTATTTGGGTTTCACCTACGCCGTAGGTGCGCTAAACACTTTGCCCTTGGTGGATATCTGGGCTGTCCCGCTGCTTGCGCTTGGAGCCGCATTGGTTGCTGCATCGCGGAGCCAAAAAAGTTAAGTGGTCAAACCCTGTAAGCCACAAAGCGGTTATTATGACCAAACAAGTCAACTTACCCCTACGCGTCTATGAAGATTTAGCTAAAGCTTCAGATGAACTCTCCCTGATGGCGAAAAAGCCCGTGTCACAGGCGATGGCGGTGGATTTGCTTATGGAAATTTACCGCGCATACCTTAGCAACCCCTGCACCTTGGATATGTTTAGCCAGCAACTTCAAAATGCGCAGTTGATGGACCCCAAAGAATTCGATGCGTACTGGGATGAACCTGCCCAAACAAAAGTGCCCAAACCTAAGGCTAAAACAAAAAAGGCATAACACCGACCTACGGGTTAGGCAGCTGTTCTTTTCTACTGGTTTTCAACAGACTAATGGACTGTTTTTGCGTTAATAGGACCTACCCCCCCTTAGGTTTCTGCATAGAACCACTAATAGGATCCAAATAGACGCCAAATAGGTTCGTTGAAAGCAAAAGAAAGCAATGATTGCACAATGCAATCGGGCACTAGCACCGCCCATTCGCAAGAGTCAAACCATATCTCACCAGCAAAACCCCCACCGCGCCTAAATCTATAAACAATTTTCACACACTAACTAACGCCTTCCTCTCCCGCCTAAAAAAATGGCTTAAAAAGAAAAAAGCTGTTAGGCTTCGACGACTTTGGCGTCGCTAAGCACATTGACGTTGCCGGGGCCCGCTGCGACGTAGCCGACTTCGCAGTGCCGCACTTTTCGTTTGTCAAGCGCACTCTGGAAGTCGTCGGCGTGTTCTTTGGCGACTGCTATGAGCATGCCGCCTGCGGTTTCCTTAGCTTCGCCTGTTAGGAGCGGGTAACCGAAGACATCTGCAAGTGTGGGTGTTCCGCGGATTACGTAGAGTTGGTTGATGACTATGTCGACTTTGCCCAGCATCGCCATGTTCGCCGAATGCCCCTTCAAGCCAAAGCCTGTGACGTCGGTGGAGGCGTGTACGGGGACTTCTTGCATGGCTTCTGCAACTGGCTTGTTGGATTCAATCATGTTGGCAATCGCACCGTTGACTGCGTTCTCGATGAGGTCTTCGGGGATGCCTTCAAGCAGCTCTTTGCCTTCCTCTTCTTTGCGAAGCCGATAAGCAGCCATTGCTGGCGCGATACCGATGGGTTTGGTTAAGAAGAGTTTGTCGCCGACTTGGGCGCCTCGGGTGTAGACGATTTTTGCGGGGTCAGCGATGCCTGTTGCTGCGCCGCCGATGATGGGCCAAGGGTTGCGGATGGTGTGTCCGCCGACAACTTCGGTTCCCATTTCGCGGCAGAAGTCGCCTAAGCCTTTGAGCATGCCAACTGCAAGTTCATTGGGCATGTTCTCGGGGTAAGCCATGATTGTTAGAACACTGGGGATTTTGGTGACGCCTAGGGCGTAGATGTCGCTTGTTACGTTGCTGCCTGCGATGCGTCCTTGGATTTCGGGTTCATCCACCATGGGCGTGAAGAAGTCAAGGGTGTTTAAAACAGCCAAGTGGGGCGCGATTTGGACGACGCTGCTGTTTTCCCATGCGCCAGCCAACACGTCCTCGCCATAGCCACAGCTCAAGCCTGCTTTTTCGAGCAAACCGCCAAGTTGGTACTGGGGCAGTTTACAGCTGCAACCGTGAACGGGGACAGCTTTGGTTAATCTATAGCTCAATTTCTGTTCCTCCTCTTCAGGTTATTAAATAATTTATGGAAGATATAAAAATTAAAAAGAAAGGAGACTATTGCTCCTTTTTGCCTTGGATGATTTCTAGGAAGGCTTCAACGCGTGTCTTGATTTGTGCTGCGTCGCCCATAGCGTAGTCGGTTTCGATTTTGAGCATTGGCACGTCTAGGGCTTTGAGGGCGCGGTCGACCTTGACTCCTTCAACGTTGTAGTCATGGCAGTTCTGCAGAGTGTAGTAGATTACGCCGTCGGCTTTGAATTGCTTAGCAAGGTCAGTTACGGTGCTGATTCTGCGGTCGTTGGGTGTGAAGCAGGCGCAGGGGATTTTGCTATATTTCTCCACAATAGCCCACAGAAGCTCTTCGAGGCTGTCGCCTTTGGGTTCTACTAATTTGGAGAAGTAGCGGGTTCCAACACAGCTTTCTTCAACAACAACGGTAGCGCCGACTTCTTGGGCGATGCTGTGGAGTTTCCAGTTGGGAATTGCCATGGGGCAACCAGAAATCATCAATCGGGGTGCATCTTTGGGTGCTACGCCGACTCCGTTTTTAACGCGTTCTTCGAGTTCGTCGCAGAGTTCGTTGACTTTGGCGGCGAAGCGCACGGGGTCATCGTTGAAGCTGATTTGGTAGATAAGTAGCGCGTCTAAGCCGCTGATGGGGGAAGGGTTACTTTTGCGCAGGTTAGAGAGGCGCTGGAGCGCTTTGCGTTTGTTGTTGATGAGTTCGATGGATGCTTTGAGTTTTTCTGCGGTGATTTTGTTGCCTGTGACTTCTTCGATTTTGGTTTTGAAGGCTTCAACTTCTTTTAGCCAGAATTCTTTGCCTTTTTGGCTATCGGGGCAGTGGGGGATTTCAATCACGTAGGTGGGGATGAGTTCGTTTAGGAGTTCGTAGACTTTCTTTTTGCCGTCACAGGTGGTTTCGCCCACGACGAGGTCGCTTGATTGGAAGTAGGGGCAGGTGCGGTTTAATCTAAAGCCGTAGAAGGATTTGATGAGGGGACAGAGGTTGCGGGGGAGGACTGCTTCGGCGTCGGGGACGGAGAAGTCAGCGCCGCCACATAAGCCCACCATGCTGGCGTTGGCTGCGTAGGCGATTTCTTCGGGAGCGTAAACGCAAAACGCGCCGATGACTTTGTTGCCTGCTGCGCGTTGGTCATTTAATTCTTTGATTCGGCCGCCGTGGATTTCGGAGATCACGTAGTCGAAATAATCCATCTTTTTTGGCCTGTTCTTCTGGGTGAGGTAGACTGCCCCGAAGTATTGGCCTAAGATGTTAAGGAGTTGATTGTGTTTTTCGATGTCAATTCCTATGTTTTGCCACATTTCTATATATTTTTCTGACATACAATCACGTGCCAATGCTGTGCAGAAACACAGAAACCATTATTAAAATTTTTTATTGAAAATATTAGAAATATTGATTAGAAAACTATTTTCGCTTAATCAAAATCTTAAACTCGCCCTCAACCTTTGAGGCTTCAACAACTTCATGCCCGTTGTTCTTAACCCAACGCTGCACATTATCAAACTCCAACTCACCCTCGCCAGTAACCTCAAGCAACTGCCCCGAAATCATCGCGTCAAGCTTACGCTTCGTAAACGCCACAGGAATCGGACACATTTTGCCTTTAACATCAAGCTTCTCAACGCTCACA
This genomic stretch from Candidatus Bathyarchaeota archaeon harbors:
- a CDS encoding GNAT family N-acetyltransferase — its product is MTFSVTIQKATPTDLPKIQTIINTSFPRFYRHFSYRSVSNFNTPTLTATTPDGIAGFAKLIEFNVGDKKCGCILWIAVAPEFRRRGVGVLLARAAIEEFKARGAELVFASTQHDNLGALGSLGRAGFVRVGFGAMRRLFGWRVFGFYGSIWFVPTEIVLMHNVKNNNVIESALNLIPQKA
- a CDS encoding 6-phosphofructokinase; amino-acid sequence: MAKTIGIVTSGGDAPGMNAAIRAVTRIGHSKGFQIVGFERGWDGVLTNTFKKLAPRSVGGIIQLGGTMLHTLRCPAFEEPKNIKIAAENLKANCIDALVVIGGDGSFRGGMQLSKESGVLTVGIPATIDNDVYGTEETIGFDTAVNTAIDAIDKIRDTAMSHERIFIVEVMGRKRGFLALEVGICVGAEVILIPEKPLSTNDVIRIMDENARRGKRAGIIVAAEGFGDSAKLAAEMQEQTASEVRLSILGYAQRGGSPTARSRLLASLFAEKAVEAICEDQGNKAVGLQNGAIGTLPLEDAATKRKTLDLRLLKVAEMLAI
- a CDS encoding glycosyltransferase family 4 protein — translated: MRIGFFVYEYPPQLVGGLGTYAEYITHEYVDIGHDVSVFTLNNSGNLKTREIMKGVEVHRPQIADATNIWPFFVTEDLKKWGTNLKFFNDIFIYNVLSATKFINGLIKKEKYNFDVVCCHDWLSSIAGLIIKNETDIPVVFHVHSTEWGRSGGGGSEVVSHLERAMAQNSDKIVTVSYAMQEDLIKHGWQSSKISVVWNGVDPQAYDPSKIQPQEAAQIRKKYGIPDGWNMVLFVGRLAWVKGVRNLLQAMPLILKEHPNTKLVILGKGEEQADIVQTAERLNIKDNIVYRFDFVTEQERILHYAAADVCVFPSTYEPFGIVSLEAMAIAKPVVVGARGVVGFKEQIVNNGPQQNGVHINGEDPVDIAWGINATLQDPQRAKVWGENGRQRVLDYFTWRKVAEQTSKIYESLIKK
- the selD gene encoding selenide, water dikinase SelD; translation: MSYRLTKAVPVHGCSCKLPQYQLGGLLEKAGLSCGYGEDVLAGAWENSSVVQIAPHLAVLNTLDFFTPMVDEPEIQGRIAGSNVTSDIYALGVTKIPSVLTIMAYPENMPNELAVGMLKGLGDFCREMGTEVVGGHTIRNPWPIIGGAATGIADPAKIVYTRGAQVGDKLFLTKPIGIAPAMAAYRLRKEEEGKELLEGIPEDLIENAVNGAIANMIESNKPVAEAMQEVPVHASTDVTGFGLKGHSANMAMLGKVDIVINQLYVIRGTPTLADVFGYPLLTGEAKETAGGMLIAVAKEHADDFQSALDKRKVRHCEVGYVAAGPGNVNVLSDAKVVEA
- a CDS encoding double-cubane-cluster-containing anaerobic reductase — its product is MSEKYIEMWQNIGIDIEKHNQLLNILGQYFGAVYLTQKNRPKKMDYFDYVISEIHGGRIKELNDQRAAGNKVIGAFCVYAPEEIAYAANASMVGLCGGADFSVPDAEAVLPRNLCPLIKSFYGFRLNRTCPYFQSSDLVVGETTCDGKKKVYELLNELIPTYVIEIPHCPDSQKGKEFWLKEVEAFKTKIEEVTGNKITAEKLKASIELINNKRKALQRLSNLRKSNPSPISGLDALLIYQISFNDDPVRFAAKVNELCDELEERVKNGVGVAPKDAPRLMISGCPMAIPNWKLHSIAQEVGATVVVEESCVGTRYFSKLVEPKGDSLEELLWAIVEKYSKIPCACFTPNDRRISTVTDLAKQFKADGVIYYTLQNCHDYNVEGVKVDRALKALDVPMLKIETDYAMGDAAQIKTRVEAFLEIIQGKKEQ
- a CDS encoding sulfurtransferase TusA family protein, encoding MSVEKLDVKGKMCPIPVAFTKRKLDAMISGQLLEVTGEGELEFDNVQRWVKNNGHEVVEASKVEGEFKILIKRK